A genomic window from Candidatus Nitrosotenuis uzonensis includes:
- a CDS encoding SDR family oxidoreductase, with the protein MLKDKIAIITGASSGIGYATAVAFSKAGAKVAVGARRTDKLESLREEITKMGGQVHVQKLDVTKRSDCDSFIDAVVKKWGTVDILVNNAGLMPLSFFKNRKLDEWDQMIDVNIKGVLYCTAAAIPHMLAKKSGHIINISSVAGRIVFPAGSVYCATKHAVTALSEGLRQEFSQRSGIRVTCVEPGVVATELTNTITDESLKAFVESTKKMEALRAEDIANAILYAAESPNHVNVNEILIRPTTQER; encoded by the coding sequence ATGCTAAAAGACAAAATTGCAATTATTACTGGAGCGTCAAGCGGAATAGGATATGCTACCGCCGTAGCGTTCTCAAAAGCAGGCGCCAAGGTCGCAGTGGGTGCACGTAGAACTGACAAACTGGAATCCCTCAGAGAAGAGATCACAAAGATGGGCGGGCAAGTGCACGTCCAAAAACTCGATGTGACCAAAAGATCCGACTGTGATTCCTTTATTGATGCGGTAGTAAAAAAATGGGGTACAGTGGACATCCTAGTCAACAATGCCGGGCTAATGCCTCTGAGCTTTTTTAAGAATAGAAAACTGGATGAGTGGGATCAGATGATCGATGTGAACATCAAGGGAGTATTGTATTGTACTGCTGCTGCCATACCGCACATGCTTGCAAAAAAATCTGGCCATATCATCAACATCTCGTCTGTTGCAGGCAGGATAGTCTTTCCAGCCGGCTCCGTATACTGTGCGACAAAACACGCAGTAACGGCCTTAAGCGAAGGACTCAGACAGGAGTTCAGCCAGCGCTCAGGTATCAGGGTGACCTGCGTTGAGCCAGGAGTAGTTGCCACCGAGCTTACCAACACCATAACAGATGAATCCCTCAAGGCGTTTGTCGAATCCACAAAAAAGATGGAAGCACTTAGGGCAGAAGACATAGCTAATGCAATACTATACGCGGCCGAATCTCCAAACCATGTAAACGTCAACGAAATTCTGATCAGGCCCACCACACAAGAACGCTAA
- a CDS encoding AN1-type zinc finger domain-containing protein, whose product MKRVNCAYCGNETDLPFQCNYCKDEFCAEHRLPEEHRCVKLTSIRARKFGEKKVVREQKGGFFKKIFRR is encoded by the coding sequence GTGAAAAGAGTAAACTGCGCCTATTGTGGAAACGAAACCGACTTGCCATTCCAATGCAATTACTGCAAGGATGAATTTTGCGCCGAGCATAGGTTGCCAGAAGAACATCGGTGTGTGAAGCTGACTTCGATCCGCGCAAGAAAGTTTGGCGAAAAAAAGGTCGTAAGAGAGCAAAAGGGTGGATTTTTCAAGAAAATCTTTCGAAGATAG
- the glnA gene encoding type I glutamate--ammonia ligase codes for MKGNLPYKVIHGETTQVKYSADEIFAKIKHENIRFIDLQFSSLVGRYHHTTISAATFTPEQMKDGLPKLDGSSIVGFTSVDDSDLVLKPDPNTFAIIPWVTEKKTARLICDIYWGRGRGRLERDPRGIAQKAEEYLKTQGFDFSYWGPEVEFFVFDKVHWDVLTPYKGQSYSIESKEAPWNQEGTGYPMGLQEGYYPSSPSDTLTEFRNECVDMLNEHFGILCDNHHHEVATAGQCEIDIKYDYLTNAADGAQTYKYVVRNVAQKFGKVATMMPKPISMDAGSGMHTNVSLWKDNKNAFFDRDAKDEISQIGRYFCGGILNHARALCAITNPTTNSYHRLVPGYEAPVYIAWSPSNRSAAIRVPEHFRGEKYAYLKRFEYRAPDPSSNPYLVFSAVLAAGLDGIKKKMDPGDPVLENIYHMTKEERVKRGIKTVPATLGEALDELESDRKFLNPVFSNDVIDKIIELGRKDHREISIRPHPHEFYLYFDV; via the coding sequence ATGAAGGGAAACTTGCCATACAAAGTCATTCACGGTGAAACAACCCAAGTCAAATACTCTGCAGATGAGATTTTTGCAAAAATAAAACATGAAAATATCAGGTTTATCGATTTACAGTTCTCAAGCCTAGTTGGGAGATACCACCACACCACAATCTCTGCTGCCACATTTACGCCCGAGCAGATGAAGGACGGTCTTCCAAAGCTTGATGGCTCTTCAATAGTCGGATTTACGAGTGTGGATGATTCCGATCTGGTGCTAAAGCCAGATCCTAACACGTTTGCCATTATACCGTGGGTAACTGAAAAAAAGACGGCACGGCTCATCTGCGATATATACTGGGGAAGAGGCAGAGGAAGACTAGAGCGGGATCCGAGGGGAATAGCGCAAAAGGCAGAGGAATATCTGAAAACGCAAGGCTTTGATTTCAGTTACTGGGGGCCGGAGGTAGAATTTTTTGTATTTGACAAAGTGCATTGGGATGTCCTTACTCCGTACAAAGGACAGTCCTATTCCATCGAGTCAAAGGAGGCACCGTGGAATCAAGAGGGAACAGGCTATCCGATGGGATTGCAGGAAGGATACTATCCAAGCTCACCGTCAGATACACTAACTGAGTTTAGAAACGAATGCGTCGATATGCTAAATGAGCATTTTGGAATTTTGTGCGATAACCACCACCACGAGGTGGCCACTGCAGGACAGTGTGAGATAGACATCAAATACGATTACCTTACTAACGCTGCAGACGGCGCACAGACCTACAAATATGTGGTAAGGAATGTAGCGCAAAAATTCGGCAAGGTTGCAACTATGATGCCAAAGCCGATCTCAATGGATGCCGGCTCAGGTATGCACACCAACGTGAGCCTCTGGAAGGACAACAAGAATGCATTTTTTGACAGGGATGCAAAAGACGAGATCAGTCAGATTGGCAGATACTTTTGCGGTGGAATCCTAAACCACGCAAGAGCATTGTGCGCAATCACAAATCCTACTACGAACTCTTACCACAGACTGGTTCCAGGTTATGAGGCTCCAGTGTATATTGCGTGGAGTCCAAGTAATCGTTCAGCTGCAATAAGGGTGCCAGAGCATTTTAGAGGAGAAAAATACGCATATCTTAAAAGGTTTGAGTACAGAGCTCCAGATCCGTCATCAAACCCGTATCTAGTTTTCTCAGCTGTGCTAGCAGCTGGCCTTGATGGAATAAAAAAGAAGATGGACCCGGGTGATCCAGTGCTTGAGAACATCTACCATATGACAAAGGAAGAACGCGTAAAGCGGGGAATCAAGACGGTTCCTGCAACTCTAGGTGAAGCTCTAGACGAGTTAGAATCAGACAGGAAGTTCCTCAATCCAGTTTTCTCAAACGATGTAATTGATAAAATAATAGAGCTTGGAAGAAAGGATCATCGTGAGATTTCAATAAGGCCGCATCCGCACGAGTTTTATCTTTACTTTGATGTCTAG
- the thsB gene encoding thermosome subunit beta produces the protein MSVQVPKGSLPVVLLKEGATESKGREAQKNNIAAAKIIAEIVHSSLGPRGMDKMLVDSLGDVTITNDGATILKEIDVQHPAAKMLVEISKTTDSEVGDGTTSAVILAGALLENAESLINQDVHPTIIVDGYRKASKKVLQFLKEIAEEVTANDKNILSKIARTSMQTKLVRKDSDHLADLIVKAVLAVAEKEGTKFIVDQDDVKVEKKAGGSMKDSILVEGIVLDKEVVHGGMPKKISEAKIALINTALEIDKTEFDAKINISNPQQMKTFLDEENRMIKNMVDKVVGSGATVLLCQKGIDDMAQHYLARAGILAVRRVKESDMAKLAKATGARIVTNLDDLFEKDLGSAQLVEERKIEEDRWVFVEGCKNPKAVTLLLRGGSQRVVDEVERSVHDALMVVKDVMENPSIVAGGGAPETFAATRLRNWAKSMEGREQLAVEKFADSLEVIPLTLSENAGMDPIDTLTNLRSKQLKGEKWTGIDVMKSKVGNMKTSDIVEPLAVKNQIVSAATEAACMILRIDDVIAIAKSGPPGGPEGGMPGMGGMGGMGGMPGMGGMGGMDMGGMGEM, from the coding sequence ATGAGTGTTCAAGTACCCAAAGGTAGTCTGCCTGTAGTTTTACTAAAAGAAGGTGCCACAGAAAGCAAGGGCCGCGAAGCACAAAAAAACAACATAGCTGCAGCCAAAATCATAGCTGAGATAGTTCACAGCAGTCTTGGCCCAAGGGGAATGGACAAAATGCTAGTTGACTCATTGGGAGATGTCACAATTACAAACGATGGTGCTACTATTCTCAAAGAAATCGATGTGCAGCATCCTGCAGCAAAAATGCTAGTGGAGATTTCCAAGACCACAGACAGCGAAGTAGGTGATGGGACAACATCCGCAGTCATACTGGCTGGCGCATTGCTTGAAAATGCGGAATCGCTGATAAACCAAGATGTCCATCCTACAATAATAGTGGACGGCTACAGAAAGGCCTCAAAAAAGGTATTACAATTTTTAAAAGAAATAGCCGAGGAGGTAACTGCAAACGACAAAAACATCCTCTCAAAGATTGCAAGAACCTCAATGCAGACAAAGCTGGTAAGAAAGGACTCTGATCATCTTGCTGACCTGATAGTGAAAGCAGTGCTTGCAGTTGCTGAAAAGGAAGGCACGAAATTCATCGTTGATCAAGACGATGTCAAAGTGGAGAAAAAGGCAGGTGGCTCTATGAAGGATTCTATTTTAGTTGAAGGAATTGTGCTGGACAAGGAAGTAGTTCATGGTGGAATGCCAAAGAAAATCAGCGAAGCAAAAATAGCACTCATAAACACGGCGCTTGAAATAGACAAGACCGAATTTGATGCCAAGATTAACATCTCAAACCCGCAACAAATGAAGACATTCTTGGATGAGGAAAACAGAATGATCAAGAATATGGTTGACAAGGTTGTCGGTTCTGGTGCTACCGTCCTTTTATGTCAGAAGGGAATTGATGACATGGCTCAGCATTATCTGGCAAGGGCTGGAATTCTAGCGGTAAGACGTGTAAAAGAAAGCGACATGGCAAAACTTGCTAAAGCCACTGGTGCAAGAATAGTTACAAACCTTGATGATCTGTTTGAAAAGGATCTTGGCTCAGCTCAGCTTGTTGAAGAAAGAAAGATCGAGGAGGACAGATGGGTGTTTGTGGAAGGATGTAAGAATCCAAAAGCAGTCACATTACTTCTGAGGGGCGGTTCCCAAAGAGTGGTCGACGAGGTCGAAAGGTCAGTTCACGATGCGTTAATGGTGGTAAAAGATGTCATGGAAAACCCGTCCATCGTTGCAGGCGGGGGCGCACCTGAAACGTTTGCGGCAACAAGGCTGCGTAACTGGGCAAAATCGATGGAAGGCAGGGAGCAGCTTGCGGTGGAAAAATTTGCAGACTCGCTTGAAGTAATACCGTTAACACTGTCAGAGAATGCGGGGATGGACCCAATAGACACACTAACAAATCTCCGCTCAAAGCAGCTCAAGGGCGAAAAATGGACCGGAATCGATGTAATGAAATCCAAGGTGGGCAACATGAAGACAAGCGACATAGTAGAGCCACTGGCAGTAAAGAACCAGATAGTCTCCGCTGCAACGGAAGCAGCATGCATGATTTTAAGAATTGATGATGTGATTGCTATTGCCAAATCCGGACCACCCGGAGGCCCAGAAGGCGGAATGCCTGGAATGGGCGGTATGGGAGGCATGGGAGGAATGCCTGGAATGGGAGGAATGGGTGGAATGGATATGGGCGGCATGGGCGAGATGTAA
- the glyA gene encoding serine hydroxymethyltransferase, whose protein sequence is MGKSANRAAYKKILDDLVDHNKWFENSIPLIASENVPSPAVKEALLSDFGNRYAEGWPGERVYAGCIYIDKVEIQCMNLAKKLYRAEFADVRPISGVVANLAVYSAFTNPGDVMIAPSIPAGGHISHGKKEHSGTAGLVHGLDVEFYPFDADEMTIDVDKTKEKVEELKKANRLPKMAMFGGSLFLFPHPVKELSDFLKGHGMHINYDAAHVAGLIAGGQFQDPLREGADTMTMSTHKTLFGPQGGLVLGSEKHAEAIKKATFPGLTSSHHIHHMAAKAITFAEALEFGKEYAKQVIKNAKALAEALSGDGFKVLGEKRGFTKSHQIAVNVLDYSDGGKVEADLEKANIIVNRQLIPGDIKAGRNYFHPGGIRLGVSEITRLGMKESEMKEISSFIRKIVIEKKEPKKLAAKVKAFRKDYQKVRYCFDNKLGAYEYVKLR, encoded by the coding sequence ATGGGCAAATCCGCAAACAGGGCAGCATACAAAAAAATTCTAGACGATCTTGTGGATCACAACAAGTGGTTTGAAAATTCCATCCCGCTTATTGCCAGCGAGAATGTGCCCAGCCCGGCTGTAAAGGAGGCACTGCTTTCTGATTTTGGAAACCGATACGCAGAAGGATGGCCAGGAGAGCGAGTATATGCAGGCTGCATCTACATCGACAAGGTTGAAATCCAGTGCATGAATTTGGCAAAAAAACTCTACCGTGCCGAGTTTGCGGATGTAAGGCCGATTTCAGGTGTAGTTGCAAATTTAGCAGTTTATTCAGCGTTTACAAATCCTGGCGATGTCATGATTGCCCCCTCAATTCCTGCTGGAGGTCACATATCACATGGCAAAAAAGAGCACTCTGGAACAGCAGGTTTGGTGCACGGCCTTGATGTAGAGTTTTACCCTTTTGATGCAGACGAGATGACAATAGATGTCGATAAGACAAAAGAAAAGGTTGAAGAGCTCAAAAAGGCAAATCGACTTCCAAAAATGGCCATGTTCGGGGGATCACTGTTTCTGTTTCCACATCCTGTAAAGGAGCTCTCAGACTTTCTTAAGGGGCATGGAATGCACATAAACTATGACGCTGCGCATGTTGCAGGTCTGATTGCAGGCGGCCAGTTCCAAGACCCGCTCAGGGAAGGAGCCGATACGATGACAATGAGTACTCACAAGACGTTGTTTGGTCCTCAAGGTGGGCTCGTTCTTGGATCAGAAAAACATGCAGAGGCAATCAAAAAGGCAACGTTTCCAGGACTCACAAGCAGCCACCATATACACCACATGGCAGCAAAGGCAATCACGTTTGCAGAGGCGTTAGAATTTGGTAAAGAATATGCCAAACAAGTAATCAAGAATGCAAAAGCATTAGCAGAGGCTCTAAGCGGTGATGGATTCAAGGTGCTCGGAGAAAAGCGCGGATTTACAAAGTCGCACCAGATTGCAGTCAACGTACTCGATTATTCCGATGGAGGCAAGGTGGAGGCAGACCTAGAAAAAGCCAACATAATTGTAAACAGACAACTCATACCAGGCGATATCAAGGCGGGTAGAAATTATTTCCATCCTGGCGGAATCAGACTCGGTGTATCAGAGATCACACGGCTAGGTATGAAAGAATCGGAAATGAAAGAGATTTCCTCGTTCATCAGGAAGATAGTCATAGAGAAGAAAGAGCCGAAAAAATTAGCTGCTAAAGTAAAGGCTTTCAGGAAGGATTACCAAAAGGTGCGCTATTGTTTTGATAACAAGCTAGGCGCATACGAGTACGTCAAACTACGATAG